A stretch of Carnobacterium iners DNA encodes these proteins:
- the rlmH gene encoding 23S rRNA (pseudouridine(1915)-N(3))-methyltransferase RlmH codes for MNIKIITVGKLKEKYLKMGIAEYIKRLSAYCKMELIEVADEKAPEKLSEAEMIQVKEKEGERILAKIPEQAFVFALAIEGDQRTSEKFSKEIEQLGVQGKSNLVFVIGGSLGLSEAVMKRSNTKISFGKMTLPHQLMRLVLIEQIYRGFRIMKNEPYHK; via the coding sequence ATGAATATTAAAATTATAACGGTTGGTAAATTAAAAGAGAAGTATTTAAAAATGGGTATCGCTGAATACATTAAAAGATTAAGCGCCTATTGTAAAATGGAGTTAATAGAAGTAGCAGATGAAAAAGCTCCAGAAAAATTGAGCGAAGCAGAAATGATTCAGGTAAAAGAAAAAGAAGGAGAGCGAATTTTAGCTAAAATCCCTGAGCAAGCTTTTGTATTCGCTCTAGCTATTGAAGGAGATCAACGAACATCAGAAAAATTTTCAAAAGAAATCGAGCAATTAGGTGTTCAAGGAAAAAGTAACCTTGTATTTGTTATCGGTGGTTCTTTAGGTTTAAGTGAAGCAGTTATGAAAAGAAGCAATACAAAGATTTCTTTTGGCAAGATGACCCTTCCCCATCAATTGATGCGATTAGTACTTATTGAACAGATTTATCGTGGTTTTCGCATTATGAAGAATGAACCATATCATAAGTAA